In one window of Zhongshania aliphaticivorans DNA:
- a CDS encoding DUF1499 domain-containing protein: MRVTIQNSQVPELGVKDGKLTEISSKPNNVSTQTDDPDKKVATLPFKSSKKSTMTALKQAVASYGNGKIEAEDADYLYVVFTTSLMHYHDDVEFWLDEKAQRVHYRSSSRAGYSDMGLNRQRYNDIAALYEAIE; this comes from the coding sequence GTGCGTGTCACGATTCAAAATAGCCAAGTGCCAGAGCTGGGGGTAAAAGACGGTAAGCTGACAGAGATAAGCAGCAAACCGAATAATGTATCAACCCAAACCGACGACCCCGATAAAAAAGTCGCCACGCTGCCATTTAAGTCTTCAAAGAAAAGCACCATGACCGCATTAAAACAAGCCGTTGCCAGCTATGGAAATGGCAAAATAGAGGCCGAGGACGCGGACTATTTATACGTGGTGTTTACCACTTCTTTGATGCATTATCACGATGACGTAGAGTTTTGGCTCGATGAAAAAGCTCAGCGTGTTCACTATCGCTCATCAAGCCGTGCAGGGTATTCTGACATGGGACTAAACCGACAGCGCTATAACGACATCGCCGCTTTGTATGAGGCGATTGAATAA
- a CDS encoding DEAD/DEAH box helicase, producing MALKDFIKRFRSNDAEPKLSWKIDPFEGVAFVFEESIVNSPEDYALQDPLFGMQYTYLKGLEEQGMAERFRNGILVYSRFITEQDDQFALLFELPPLYSGKYQARIEGNSSRANFSVELDLLLPDGSTVTRYQIQGPFLKLSESELFRMSTADWLALEHLKKHQQLPPEERTEFENNWLIFELQTAAKAGMPIDLAQFKNIDIVHPESIGVSMDLLSNGDLLLTPSFGEGVNPDDVRARLGQFRGSDKHAILRVKNKFVLLDEDRINAAEEILTQKRIPKDQIQQFLKTPTAYLDAALIDLDTGFSLRVDGAERYEHHYFGEVEQSSTDWFATSLREVEPFNLITSHLDSSEKIIEIEEIIENAKKTSSDAVEFEGKKYDISNSESVSSTLDVAKSRLKEHAHQGITNDEAEDDHGLSLDKAVVSIKKNDDEADFSQSSVSRQLDITSQSFVRDNLKRDPYPHQEEGIQWLLAHLESSRQSETASGALLADDMGLGKTYMALVGISEWIYRIKKSGKAGKPYLIVAPLSLLENWVAEVEQTFIKSPFKDIVTLQSSVDLNRFRIKGAGRETQQSFGDEELIAGDEKIRYALKIGSHYGVDRLDVPGRLVLTTYQTLRDYQFSLSRVDWSIATFDEAQNIKNPNSMATIAAKALKADFKLLATGTPVENSLKDFWCIMDTSVPGLLGSWQDFRNKYIAPITSSENIDAVREIKAKIGRQLREQVGDIMLRRTKAEKLDGLPSKLIYTGDTNSEEGVYLQELEGMMTGRQLAFYDNIIDQVNAAQTSDKRSIVLSSLHQMKLASIDPSIAAKETIPRSKQELVKQAEESVKIQSLLKILSAIQGRNEKALVFAISKSVQAYLVALVQTVFGIPVEIINGDTAAVSLRDPSQTRKGIIDTFQNKPGFGVIVMSPVAAGVGLTVVGANNVIHLERHWNPAKEAQATDRVYRIGQTKDVNVYLPIALHPNKRSFDQHLSYLLAGKIDLSDAVVSHDTVEQDEMMDCF from the coding sequence ATGGCTCTAAAGGACTTTATCAAGCGGTTTAGGTCGAACGACGCAGAACCAAAGCTGAGCTGGAAGATAGACCCCTTTGAAGGGGTTGCCTTCGTTTTTGAAGAGTCTATTGTAAACTCCCCGGAAGACTACGCACTACAAGACCCACTCTTTGGTATGCAATATACCTACCTAAAAGGTCTTGAAGAACAAGGAATGGCAGAACGTTTTCGAAATGGCATATTGGTCTACTCACGATTTATTACCGAGCAAGACGATCAATTTGCGTTGTTGTTTGAATTACCTCCACTTTACTCTGGTAAATACCAAGCACGTATTGAAGGCAACTCTTCACGGGCTAACTTTTCAGTGGAGCTAGATCTTCTTCTACCAGACGGGTCCACCGTTACCCGCTATCAAATACAAGGGCCATTTCTGAAGCTAAGCGAATCCGAACTATTCAGAATGAGTACGGCTGACTGGTTAGCGTTAGAGCACCTCAAAAAGCATCAACAACTCCCCCCTGAAGAAAGAACAGAATTTGAAAACAATTGGCTTATATTTGAGCTACAAACTGCTGCAAAAGCAGGAATGCCTATTGATCTTGCGCAGTTCAAAAACATCGACATTGTTCATCCCGAATCGATAGGTGTCTCGATGGACCTTCTTAGCAATGGAGATCTATTACTTACCCCCTCATTTGGTGAAGGGGTTAACCCTGATGACGTTAGAGCTCGCCTCGGCCAGTTCAGGGGCTCAGATAAGCACGCGATACTCCGTGTTAAAAACAAGTTCGTCCTACTAGATGAAGATAGGATTAATGCGGCAGAAGAGATATTAACTCAAAAGCGTATACCCAAAGATCAAATTCAGCAGTTTTTAAAAACGCCTACTGCTTATCTAGATGCCGCTTTGATTGATTTAGACACTGGATTTTCTTTACGAGTTGATGGTGCGGAGCGATACGAGCATCATTATTTCGGTGAAGTAGAGCAGTCATCTACAGACTGGTTTGCAACATCACTCCGTGAAGTTGAACCGTTCAATCTAATCACAAGTCATTTAGATTCGTCAGAGAAAATTATTGAGATTGAGGAAATAATTGAAAATGCTAAAAAAACTTCTTCTGATGCTGTTGAGTTCGAAGGTAAAAAATATGACATAAGTAATTCCGAGAGTGTGTCTTCTACGCTCGATGTAGCAAAAAGCAGACTTAAAGAACATGCTCATCAAGGCATCACTAACGATGAAGCTGAAGATGACCACGGGCTGTCACTTGATAAAGCTGTTGTATCTATCAAAAAAAATGATGACGAAGCAGATTTTTCTCAATCATCAGTATCAAGACAACTAGATATAACCTCCCAATCTTTCGTCCGAGACAACTTAAAGCGTGATCCATATCCGCACCAAGAAGAAGGAATACAGTGGCTCCTTGCTCACCTCGAATCATCAAGACAAAGTGAAACAGCAAGCGGAGCTCTTCTAGCAGATGATATGGGGTTAGGTAAAACCTACATGGCATTAGTAGGTATCTCAGAATGGATTTACCGAATAAAAAAATCTGGTAAAGCTGGAAAACCATATCTCATAGTTGCGCCATTAAGCTTATTAGAAAATTGGGTTGCTGAAGTAGAGCAAACCTTCATTAAATCTCCCTTCAAAGACATTGTCACTCTGCAATCAAGCGTAGACCTAAATCGATTTCGTATTAAGGGTGCTGGACGGGAAACACAGCAATCATTCGGTGATGAAGAATTAATTGCCGGCGATGAGAAAATTCGCTACGCCCTAAAGATTGGCAGCCATTACGGTGTTGATCGCCTTGACGTCCCCGGACGGCTCGTATTAACAACTTACCAAACGCTCAGGGATTACCAGTTTTCACTGAGCCGAGTTGACTGGTCAATTGCCACTTTTGATGAAGCACAAAACATCAAAAACCCAAATTCTATGGCGACGATTGCAGCGAAAGCACTTAAGGCTGACTTCAAACTACTCGCAACAGGCACGCCAGTAGAGAACTCTCTTAAAGACTTTTGGTGCATTATGGACACTTCTGTACCGGGACTATTGGGGTCTTGGCAAGATTTTAGGAATAAATACATAGCCCCTATCACGTCTTCCGAAAATATTGACGCTGTGCGTGAGATAAAAGCAAAAATAGGCCGCCAGCTCAGGGAGCAAGTTGGTGACATTATGCTACGACGAACAAAAGCTGAAAAGCTCGATGGACTACCCAGTAAGCTAATTTATACCGGTGACACAAATTCTGAGGAAGGCGTATACCTTCAAGAGCTCGAAGGTATGATGACGGGAAGACAGCTTGCTTTCTACGATAATATTATCGACCAAGTAAATGCCGCACAAACTAGTGACAAACGCTCCATTGTATTATCCAGTCTCCATCAGATGAAGCTAGCAAGTATAGATCCCAGTATTGCAGCTAAAGAAACTATTCCAAGAAGCAAACAGGAGCTAGTCAAACAGGCTGAAGAATCTGTCAAAATTCAATCACTCCTTAAAATTTTAAGCGCTATCCAAGGCCGCAATGAAAAAGCGCTTGTATTTGCTATATCGAAGTCTGTTCAAGCCTATCTGGTCGCACTTGTTCAGACAGTGTTTGGTATTCCTGTGGAGATCATAAATGGCGATACTGCGGCCGTATCATTACGCGACCCCAGCCAAACCCGCAAAGGAATTATTGATACATTCCAAAACAAACCTGGATTCGGTGTAATCGTCATGTCTCCAGTCGCCGCAGGTGTCGGCTTGACAGTAGTTGGAGCTAATAACGTCATCCATTTAGAGCGTCATTGGAATCCAGCGAAAGAAGCCCAAGCTACAGATCGTGTATATCGCATTGGACAGACCAAGGACGTAAATGTGTACCTTCCCATTGCTTTACACCCAAATAAACGATCTTTCGATCAACACTTAAGCTACCTGCTTGCTGGAAAGATTGACCTCAGCGATGCCGTCGTTTCTCACGATACAGTAGAGCAAGATGAGATGATGGACTGTTTTTGA
- a CDS encoding EH signature domain-containing protein codes for MASLPNELSFTLPDWKTSSFEAFRQNERKMKSLVKRAGTNSEKFTRRCQYLRSVVQQGSSVGLVEALSTPIDARAFTYLLASNQNFAKSVSISTALLDALKASRKYLSRLTLLQLIHAFFNFFDDAFSSDNLRLLSGFIKSQLDKFKTSDSNDEFSTFSTHANTLFSANGAANVVQFAIDNGIDLDDAFARLDLTPLASSRFATICNYHYYLETLRIIPVGDDHAILSEIVKPDVKLSPQADGEGLLGHEFLRILIDRSGNSVSDRWQSIVLDIAGDPRVPKTNEKYRRWWAFLDENQIAKVRGWLSKLDLALFLKILEQSAIDSGNQDMINMFKPRRKFMEGLLDQGAVSETRLFLSSWATQYLRKHYNASELPSYAEVHSGQTSMIYLNLQSKVHMIEGSHSFKLTLLDRLPSRFKLTNYGFTKFRDSQIRKEPFELYMSEYMNDEGAQQYVHDKPGNWRGKAINYMRTVGLDIDNSKLMTVQESRSFHQKYGY; via the coding sequence ATGGCTAGCCTTCCAAATGAACTGTCATTTACCCTTCCAGACTGGAAAACGTCGAGTTTCGAGGCATTCCGGCAAAATGAACGAAAAATGAAGTCGCTTGTTAAACGTGCCGGAACAAACTCAGAAAAATTTACCCGTCGCTGCCAATACTTACGATCAGTTGTTCAACAAGGTTCCAGCGTAGGCTTGGTAGAAGCTCTTAGTACACCAATTGATGCACGCGCATTCACCTACCTACTTGCGTCAAATCAAAATTTCGCAAAATCTGTATCTATATCAACCGCACTCCTCGATGCACTAAAGGCTTCACGCAAGTACCTTAGTAGATTGACTCTACTGCAGCTAATTCATGCTTTTTTCAATTTTTTTGATGACGCCTTCTCATCAGATAATTTGAGGTTATTGAGCGGCTTTATAAAGTCTCAATTAGATAAGTTTAAGACTTCCGATAGCAACGATGAGTTCTCTACATTTTCTACCCACGCAAACACATTATTTTCAGCTAATGGAGCGGCTAATGTTGTCCAGTTCGCAATCGACAATGGCATTGATTTAGACGATGCTTTCGCTCGATTAGATCTTACGCCACTCGCAAGTTCTCGTTTCGCTACTATTTGCAACTACCACTACTACCTTGAAACACTTCGAATCATTCCAGTAGGAGATGACCACGCTATTCTTAGCGAAATTGTAAAACCTGATGTTAAACTTTCACCACAGGCGGATGGCGAAGGCTTACTCGGCCACGAATTCCTTAGGATTCTTATTGATCGAAGTGGCAACTCAGTTAGTGATCGATGGCAAAGTATAGTACTCGACATCGCAGGTGACCCACGGGTACCAAAAACAAATGAAAAATATCGCAGATGGTGGGCATTTTTAGACGAAAACCAGATAGCAAAGGTTCGTGGTTGGCTCAGTAAATTAGACTTAGCCTTATTCCTCAAGATCCTTGAACAAAGCGCCATTGACTCTGGAAATCAAGACATGATCAATATGTTTAAACCTCGGCGGAAGTTTATGGAAGGACTACTTGACCAAGGGGCTGTATCAGAAACCCGTCTTTTCCTCAGTAGCTGGGCCACGCAGTACCTTCGTAAGCATTACAACGCTAGCGAGCTTCCATCTTACGCAGAAGTACACAGCGGCCAAACATCAATGATTTACCTAAACTTACAATCAAAAGTGCACATGATTGAAGGCAGCCACAGCTTTAAATTAACTCTGCTTGACCGACTGCCAAGTAGATTTAAATTAACTAATTATGGGTTCACCAAATTTCGAGACAGCCAGATAAGAAAAGAGCCATTCGAGCTATATATGTCAGAGTATATGAATGATGAGGGTGCTCAACAATATGTTCATGACAAACCCGGTAACTGGCGAGGAAAAGCAATTAACTATATGAGAACTGTTGGGCTTGATATCGATAATTCAAAGCTGATGACCGTTCAAGAAAGTCGCAGCTTCCATCAAAAATACGGATACTAA
- a CDS encoding OmpA/MotB family protein — protein sequence MGFSRTSQNNTHLEEDNPYWVSFSDIMAGLLVIFILASMALILQLQDKNEQVNDAIKDYKKADAVRRTIIEEIVTELKIANIEVTVGENHTVIRIPEDVISFDQGRFTLPRNPNIRKNILKIGEVLGESIRKDKRWEQLDTVFVEGHTDELHCPKRLCPLGNWGLSANRAISVWRFWDEGLADEKKLDQLENHIGDKLFSVSGYAETRPEESTVGIPPTRESRAKNRRIDVRFTIRRPNLTEFEDMKAGL from the coding sequence ATGGGATTTTCTAGAACAAGCCAGAACAATACTCACCTCGAGGAAGATAACCCATACTGGGTGTCTTTCTCTGACATCATGGCAGGGTTATTGGTTATTTTTATTCTGGCATCAATGGCCTTAATACTGCAGCTACAAGATAAAAACGAGCAAGTTAACGATGCAATTAAAGATTACAAAAAAGCAGACGCAGTAAGGCGAACTATTATTGAAGAAATCGTCACTGAACTTAAAATTGCGAATATAGAGGTCACAGTCGGAGAGAATCACACCGTGATTCGGATACCAGAAGATGTGATTTCATTTGATCAAGGCCGCTTCACACTACCCAGAAATCCAAATATCCGTAAAAATATACTTAAAATTGGTGAAGTATTGGGCGAGTCGATTAGGAAAGACAAGCGCTGGGAGCAACTCGACACAGTATTTGTTGAAGGGCATACTGATGAGCTTCATTGCCCTAAGCGACTTTGTCCATTAGGTAACTGGGGGCTTTCGGCAAATAGAGCAATATCAGTCTGGCGATTTTGGGACGAAGGGCTAGCCGACGAAAAGAAGCTAGATCAATTAGAGAATCACATTGGCGACAAACTTTTTTCAGTGAGTGGTTATGCAGAAACTCGACCAGAAGAGAGCACTGTTGGCATCCCCCCAACAAGGGAAAGCCGCGCAAAAAATCGCCGTATTGATGTTCGCTTTACTATTCGACGACCCAATCTCACAGAGTTCGAAGATATGAAGGCAGGGCTCTGA
- the zorA gene encoding anti-phage ZorAB system protein ZorA, with the protein MSNQVLDVSSLIPDLALIAQGDFRTPDGFSAFLVAALFTIFLIFLVLTITSYFRARKQLGFYSRLVKDLKAEELLTQRQDITNRAKEHKTYRQLWQEFNESLVEVNKSNRLCNTIDAAHFFNTHTLAKGLTENRLIAAVPGFLTAIGVIGTFAGLQMGLDKLGVSSSETASSSELTKGIFGMIGGASIAFMTSVWGIFFSVLFNFIEKSFERNIRNAISAFQNKIDYLYPRITAEQSLSHIEEFSRQSNERLAELDEKIGNRLQEAVRESSAAIQQGIQDSLHKVLAPAIEQLVNNANSGSEKALGSLLDKYMSGMGDMGSQHQKLIDGATEQLGNAAQNMTQGMDGFLGKLDEHVGNISKQNDSALENMQSKLASQLEVQQEKDDNRQLLINEQIRKVDHSQSALSEKLGQIVEGHDVQYSKISASIDALLSRFQQLMDSHTLATNSMKSISGEIQGASNQLGVLSQNTKEANSAMKEGVEHLSDSLERTTSENRKTFEESQKVQENISKLLLSVEEVSNKLQRTAEFADLGLKSVGQHFNELGTSLHEHVDKLESQVSHLLNEYSSQVQAQTTERLNHWNNQTAQYTGEMTRAVQTLSSIVDEMESKLDA; encoded by the coding sequence ATGAGCAACCAAGTATTAGATGTATCCAGCCTTATACCTGACTTAGCATTAATTGCTCAGGGTGATTTCAGGACGCCCGACGGTTTCAGTGCTTTTTTGGTTGCCGCCCTATTCACAATTTTTCTGATTTTTCTTGTACTGACTATTACCAGCTATTTCCGCGCAAGAAAACAACTTGGTTTCTACAGTCGCCTAGTCAAAGATTTAAAGGCAGAAGAGCTCTTAACACAACGGCAAGATATTACTAACCGCGCGAAGGAACACAAAACTTACCGGCAACTTTGGCAAGAATTCAATGAATCACTTGTAGAAGTGAATAAGTCCAATCGTTTATGTAACACTATTGACGCTGCACATTTCTTTAATACGCATACCCTAGCAAAAGGACTTACCGAGAATCGCCTTATTGCAGCCGTACCAGGCTTTTTAACCGCGATTGGGGTTATAGGAACCTTTGCGGGGTTGCAAATGGGGTTAGATAAATTAGGTGTATCAAGCTCGGAAACGGCCAGCTCGAGCGAATTAACCAAGGGCATATTTGGCATGATAGGTGGCGCGTCGATTGCCTTTATGACCTCTGTATGGGGCATCTTTTTCAGTGTTTTATTTAACTTCATAGAAAAGTCATTTGAACGCAATATCCGCAATGCCATATCTGCTTTTCAGAATAAGATTGATTATCTCTATCCCCGTATTACCGCTGAGCAAAGCCTGTCTCATATCGAAGAGTTCAGCCGTCAAAGCAATGAGCGCCTAGCCGAGTTAGATGAGAAAATTGGCAACCGGCTCCAGGAGGCAGTTCGCGAAAGCTCCGCGGCCATTCAGCAAGGCATACAAGACAGCCTACATAAAGTATTGGCCCCAGCTATAGAGCAGCTTGTTAACAATGCTAATAGTGGATCAGAAAAAGCACTTGGTTCACTGCTCGACAAATACATGTCGGGAATGGGGGATATGGGCTCTCAGCATCAAAAGTTGATTGACGGGGCAACTGAGCAACTTGGCAATGCCGCCCAGAATATGACTCAGGGCATGGACGGTTTCCTTGGCAAGCTGGATGAGCATGTTGGCAATATTTCTAAGCAGAACGATTCCGCACTTGAGAATATGCAAAGCAAGCTAGCTAGCCAGCTTGAAGTCCAACAAGAGAAAGACGATAACCGCCAGCTTTTAATTAACGAACAAATACGAAAAGTTGATCATTCTCAATCAGCACTGAGTGAAAAGTTAGGACAAATCGTTGAGGGACATGATGTTCAATACTCTAAAATTTCTGCAAGTATTGACGCGCTCCTATCTAGGTTTCAGCAGCTTATGGATAGTCACACTCTTGCCACAAACTCAATGAAGTCAATCTCAGGGGAAATTCAGGGGGCGTCCAATCAATTAGGCGTACTTTCACAAAACACAAAAGAAGCCAATTCGGCGATGAAAGAGGGTGTAGAGCATCTATCTGACTCGTTAGAGCGCACAACAAGTGAAAACCGTAAAACCTTTGAAGAGAGCCAAAAAGTCCAAGAGAATATTAGTAAGTTGCTGTTATCAGTGGAGGAAGTGAGCAATAAGTTACAGAGGACAGCAGAGTTCGCAGATTTAGGCCTAAAATCAGTCGGCCAACATTTTAACGAGCTAGGAACAAGCCTACACGAACACGTCGATAAATTAGAAAGCCAAGTTAGCCATCTACTTAATGAATATTCATCTCAGGTTCAAGCGCAGACAACAGAACGACTCAACCATTGGAATAATCAAACCGCGCAATATACCGGAGAAATGACTCGAGCAGTACAAACTCTAAGTAGTATTGTGGATGAAATGGAAAGCAAGCTAGACGCTTGA
- a CDS encoding ASCH domain-containing protein gives MIVRKALIIDSPWIEKILTGEKTWEMRSTRATHRGPFALIQKGSGQVKGIAHLDSVSGPYSNAEIGQFFHKHHVGPSIYEQADYKWRYAWELSQANKLKQPVDYRHKNGAVTWVDLDDDDATHAIAIQLGAEIKNAPVDIPPSTSLAKKHFSSNHSTMVPVAKDGSFFSPTCNRSGTFTVGEKGNEVRFNSFSEALKYLQKMPTAKWRRPNSNGNWGIVSAREWQTMDEIEAIKQ, from the coding sequence GTGATCGTAAGGAAGGCACTCATTATTGACAGCCCATGGATCGAGAAAATACTCACCGGTGAAAAAACCTGGGAAATGCGTTCAACCAGAGCAACTCACCGCGGCCCTTTCGCCTTAATACAAAAAGGTAGCGGCCAAGTAAAAGGCATTGCTCATCTAGATAGTGTGTCTGGCCCATACAGTAACGCCGAAATTGGCCAGTTTTTTCATAAACACCACGTTGGGCCAAGCATTTATGAGCAAGCCGACTATAAATGGCGTTATGCGTGGGAACTAAGCCAAGCAAATAAGCTTAAGCAACCAGTAGATTACCGACACAAGAACGGGGCTGTAACGTGGGTTGATCTCGACGACGACGACGCCACCCATGCCATAGCCATACAGCTAGGTGCAGAGATCAAAAATGCACCGGTAGACATACCGCCTTCTACATCTCTCGCTAAGAAGCATTTCTCGTCCAATCACAGTACCATGGTACCTGTTGCCAAAGATGGCTCTTTCTTTTCCCCGACCTGTAATCGATCTGGCACGTTCACTGTTGGCGAGAAAGGTAACGAAGTTCGATTCAACAGTTTTTCCGAAGCACTCAAATACCTTCAAAAAATGCCAACTGCCAAATGGCGACGCCCCAACAGTAACGGAAATTGGGGCATTGTAAGTGCGCGCGAATGGCAAACCATGGACGAAATAGAGGCAATTAAGCAATGA
- a CDS encoding DUF5655 domain-containing protein yields MSDIKLFQLSGQAAVELPGKVAKLEKHLQEHIEKNMDVLLGVRYLASEYSTGKTHKGRIDSLGLDENNCPVIVEYKRHSNENVINQGLFYLDWLLDHQAEFKWLVMEKIGKKEAANIEWNGTRLICIASDFNRYDEHAVQQINRNVELMRYRYFGDELLLLELINAQTAQHPTATPQKTILTPTPKTSSRDKTQQERLSEAPPELLALYQTVCHYIDQLGDEVQQTELKLYTAFKRIRNFVTILMQSGKDARLQIYLKLPGELGEENEFSRDVTNIGHWGTGNLEINVRTAEDWEKARPLVERAYNES; encoded by the coding sequence ATGAGCGACATCAAACTCTTTCAATTATCAGGGCAAGCCGCCGTAGAGCTGCCGGGCAAAGTCGCCAAGCTAGAAAAACACCTGCAAGAGCATATTGAAAAAAACATGGATGTGCTGCTGGGCGTGCGCTACTTGGCATCAGAATACAGCACCGGCAAAACTCATAAAGGCCGCATCGACTCACTGGGCCTAGACGAAAACAACTGTCCCGTTATTGTGGAATACAAACGCCACAGCAACGAGAACGTAATAAACCAAGGCCTGTTCTACCTAGACTGGCTGCTAGACCACCAAGCCGAATTTAAATGGTTGGTCATGGAAAAAATCGGCAAAAAAGAGGCCGCCAATATTGAATGGAACGGCACGCGACTCATCTGCATCGCCTCTGACTTTAACCGCTACGACGAACACGCCGTACAACAGATTAACCGCAACGTAGAACTCATGCGCTACCGCTACTTTGGCGACGAACTGCTCTTACTAGAGCTCATCAATGCGCAAACTGCTCAACACCCAACCGCTACGCCACAAAAAACCATTTTAACACCAACCCCCAAAACAAGTAGCAGAGACAAAACCCAGCAAGAACGACTAAGCGAAGCTCCGCCGGAATTACTCGCACTCTATCAAACCGTCTGCCACTACATCGACCAACTCGGCGACGAAGTACAGCAAACCGAATTAAAGCTCTACACCGCCTTTAAACGCATACGTAACTTCGTCACCATTTTGATGCAATCCGGCAAAGATGCCCGCCTGCAGATATACCTAAAACTCCCCGGCGAGCTTGGAGAAGAAAACGAATTTAGCCGCGATGTTACCAACATCGGTCACTGGGGTACTGGCAATCTAGAAATCAATGTACGCACTGCTGAAGATTGGGAAAAAGCGAGACCGCTAGTCGAGCGGGCATATAACGAAAGTTAA
- a CDS encoding restriction endonuclease subunit S, whose protein sequence is MSNTNSQDKVAEVTANYAAITPEAKRHSRESGNLEIPNCWTSAKLTDIAILNMGQSPSSSDVNTNGTGIVFFQGKAEFGKLYPTPKKYCTAPKKIAESGDILLSIRAPVGPTNLANQKTAIGRGLAAIKATPSLTDPKFLLHYFRALEPWLSQQGTGTTFKAVSGQFLKEITATLPPLAEQKVIADKLDELLAQVDTLKTRLDAIPAILKRFRQSVLAAAVSGKLTEEWRDNKHSFTTKELIKKLDAERREVLEQEISQGNKETARLLKKIKSHSPKLPDETLPTNWEWTTFMQAMERVVDCHNKTAPYENDGIPLIRTPDIRDGKISLDGARYISQKTYEYWSRRCPPEQGDIIFTREAPMGEAGIVPKGVTLCMGQRMMLLRPMPKFVNPEYTLLNIQSVQFQERMLKQAIGTGVKHLRVADVEALVFPLAPLAEQTEIVRRVDQLFAYADQIEQQVKNAQARVNQLTQSILAKAFRGELTAQWREENPELISGENSAEALLERIKAERAAATTKKTRTKKPATRKTKA, encoded by the coding sequence ATGAGCAATACCAATTCCCAAGATAAGGTCGCGGAAGTAACAGCAAATTATGCCGCTATTACGCCTGAAGCCAAGCGTCATTCCCGCGAAAGCGGGAATCTAGAGATACCCAATTGTTGGACAAGTGCCAAACTAACCGATATTGCTATACTAAACATGGGGCAATCTCCATCTAGTTCTGATGTAAATACCAATGGAACTGGCATTGTATTTTTCCAAGGAAAAGCTGAATTTGGAAAGCTCTATCCAACCCCAAAGAAATACTGCACAGCCCCCAAAAAAATTGCCGAATCAGGCGACATCTTATTATCAATAAGAGCTCCGGTCGGCCCAACCAATCTCGCTAATCAAAAGACTGCTATTGGACGAGGATTAGCGGCTATAAAAGCAACCCCTAGTTTAACGGATCCTAAATTTCTCCTACATTACTTTCGCGCACTCGAACCTTGGTTGAGTCAACAAGGCACGGGCACGACATTTAAAGCCGTATCAGGTCAGTTTTTGAAAGAAATAACAGCCACACTCCCTCCCCTAGCCGAACAAAAAGTCATCGCCGACAAACTCGACGAATTACTGGCGCAGGTCGACACCCTAAAAACCCGCCTCGACGCCATCCCCGCCATCCTGAAACGCTTCCGCCAATCCGTGCTCGCCGCAGCCGTGAGCGGGAAATTGACGGAGGAGTGGCGCGACAACAAGCATTCTTTCACTACGAAGGAGCTTATAAAAAAATTAGATGCCGAACGAAGGGAAGTTTTAGAACAAGAAATTTCGCAAGGTAATAAAGAGACAGCTAGGCTTTTAAAGAAAATAAAATCTCACTCACCGAAGCTTCCAGACGAAACCCTACCCACCAACTGGGAATGGACTACTTTCATGCAAGCTATGGAAAGAGTAGTTGATTGTCACAATAAGACCGCGCCATATGAAAATGATGGAATTCCTTTAATAAGGACACCAGACATCCGAGATGGAAAAATTTCCCTCGACGGCGCGAGATACATTTCTCAAAAAACTTATGAATACTGGTCAAGAAGGTGCCCCCCTGAACAAGGCGATATTATTTTCACTAGAGAGGCTCCAATGGGTGAGGCTGGCATCGTCCCCAAGGGCGTAACCCTATGTATGGGCCAAAGAATGATGCTTTTACGGCCTATGCCCAAATTCGTAAACCCAGAGTACACACTCCTAAATATACAATCGGTGCAATTTCAGGAACGAATGTTAAAACAAGCCATTGGCACTGGAGTAAAACATTTAAGGGTGGCCGATGTTGAAGCACTAGTATTCCCATTAGCCCCTCTAGCAGAACAAACCGAAATAGTCCGCCGCGTAGACCAGCTCTTCGCCTACGCTGACCAAATCGAACAACAGGTCAAAAACGCCCAAGCCCGCGTTAATCAACTCACCCAGTCCATCCTCGCCAAAGCGTTCAGGGGCGAACTCACCGCGCAGTGGCGTGAGGAAAACCCCGAACTGATCAGCGGCGAAAACTCCGCCGAGGCTTTACTTGAGCGCATTAAAGCCGAGCGGGCTGCGGCCACCACGAAAAAAACCCGAACAAAGAAACCCGCCACAAGGAAGACCAAGGCATGA